One Kazachstania africana CBS 2517 chromosome 5, complete genome DNA window includes the following coding sequences:
- the MIP1 gene encoding DNA-directed DNA polymerase gamma MIP1 (similar to Saccharomyces cerevisiae MIP1 (YOR330C); ancestral locus Anc_7.64), producing the protein MDKVAIGRGLPLLEGRGCALMLCVKRRNVLLRQARFAMIHTSSKLCQEPRINPVGIQYLSNSLHSQLFGKKPRGTNRLSKQDKLNLIKLAKQSLKTHDLLNKKTLVTEPISFTLPTLQGDSLDEHFQRLGQFASEPYKTMAMNKFIDILPRPSHWLRKPGWYKYEPKCAPVKVQFPEEDTLVFDVETLYKISSYPTMAVALTSKAWYLWCSPFICEGEDADNPSHLIPLDTVEKTQLIIGHNVGYDRSHVLEEYNFKPSKAFFLDTQSLHVASSGLCSRQRPMFMKRRKEIQENGSGELDEDDRNMNDINDPWLNVSTLNSLADVADFHCNIKMDKDPRSYFDSTDKSLIIENFEKLVSYCATDVEVTSKVFDKVFPTFLEKCPHAVSFGALKSLSSCILPTNHKDWNNYIDNSENLYQTSKSRIEEKIVQIINEFVKYKDYETNSEHYKIIQDDPWMSQLDWTKKPIRMTKDGVPMKRQKLPGFPEWYRSLFPSNDHKVPKITIKSRNIPIFFKLSWEGYPVKWTSTDGWCFPVPRELEENFKAKNYVLADEDVQDFNSATLLFKIPHPDGPTLNCTTLLSKPYIHFFEKGILKSESKYAHEALQINSSGSYWMSARERIMSQFLVSKNEFSDQFKELFDSHTQGSKVGGDVGIILPRIIPMGTITRRAVENTWLTASNTKTNRIGSELKTQIKAPPGYCFVGADVDSEELWIASLVGDSVFNIHGGTAIGWMCLEGTKNDGTDLHTKTAKILGCTRNEAKIFNYGRIYGAGVKFAGQLLKRFNPTLTEEVAKKTATRLYESTKGKTRRSRMFEKFWYGGSESILFNRLENIAEQDIPRTPVLGCSITSALMKRNLKLNSFLPSRINWAIQSSGVDYLHLLCVSMNYLIAKYSLDARLCISIHDEIRYLCSEKDRYRVAMALQISNLWTRAIFCEQVGIEDLPQNCAFFSQVDIDHVMRKEVNMDCITPSNPTAIPHGEAMDITELLNISGSMLENPNDSIDLSKYEYRYREPVFAQYNKAYTKEFSKYFLNMQTQTDPKSISKLEREYVQEITEQKFAGDGINVKYDYSDYIDDVKRGKIRKINVMENSFVANRDELINQHKLIVEQDLITGKFKPLTQMRQLNGESNSTSSSTNYLELHKLSLKNPVRQVQSQKPMKTKKMYWNRPDYSQFYASIDQPAVHQQH; encoded by the coding sequence ATGGATAAAGTTGCTATAGGTAGAGGTCTGCCGTTACTGGAGGGTCGAGGTTGTGCGTTGATGCTATGTGTAAAACGTCGCAATGTGTTGCTGCGACAGGCGAGGTTTGCTATGATTCATACAAGTTCGAAGTTATGTCAGGAACCGAGGATTAACCCTGTGGGAATACAGTATTTGAGTAATTCATTGCATTCACAGCTGTTTGGCAAGAAGCCACGGGGCACAAATCGCCTTTCTAAGCAGGATAAGTTGAATCTAATTAAATTGGCAAAACAATCGTTAAAAACTCATGACCTTTTGAATAAGAAAACACTAGTGACGGAACCTATCTCGTTCACGTTGCCCACATTGCAGGGAGACTCTTTAGACGagcattttcaaagattggGCCAATTTGCTTCGGAACCTTATAAGACAATGGCTATGAACAAATTTATCGATATTTTACCAAGGCCGTCCCATTGGCTACGTAAACCAGGTTGGTACAAATATGAGCCTAAATGCGCACCAGTGAAAGTTCAGTTTCCAGAAGAAGATACTTTGGTGTTCGATGTGGAAACGTTATACAAGATTTCATCTTATCCTACAATGGCAGTAGCATTAACGTCAAAGGCATGGTACCTGTGGTGTTCTCCATTCATATGTGAGGGAGAGGACGCCGATAACCCGAGTCACCTGATACCACTGGATACGGTCGAAAAGACTCAATTGATCATTGGTCATAATGTTGGCTACGATAGGTCTCATGTTCTGGAAGAGTACAATTTCAAACCTTCAAAGGCATTCTTCTTAGATACACAATCATTACATGTAGCATCATCAGGTCTTTGTTCAAGGCAAAGGCCCATGTTcatgaaaagaaggaaagaaatacaagaaaatggaaGCGGAGAATTGGATGAAGATGACAGGAATATGAATGATATAAACGATCCTTGGCTGAACGTATCaactttgaattctttaGCAGACGTCGCTGATTTCCATTGTAACATTAAAATGGATAAAGATCCCAGAAGTTACTTTGATTCTACGGATAAATCGTTAATTATTGAGAATTTCGAAAAACTAGTCAGTTACTGTGCTACTGATGTAGAAGTAACAAGTAAAGTGTTTGATAAAGTTTTCCCAACTTTTTTAGAAAAATGTCCACATGCTGTATCATTCGGAGCTTTGAAGTCTTTGAGCTCATGTATTTTACCAACAAATCACAAGGATTGGAATAATTACATCGACAATTCCGAAAACTTATATCAGACATCAAAATCTCGAATTGAAGAGAAGATTGTTCAAAtcattaatgaatttgttAAATATAAGGACTACGAAACAAATTCAGAGCACTACAAAATTATACAAGATGATCCATGGATGAGTCAGTTGGATTGGACTAAAAAACCAATAAGAATGACTAAAGATGGAGTTCCAAtgaaaagacaaaaatTGCCGGGTTTTCCAGAGTGGTACAGATCTTTATTCCCCAGTAATGATCATAAAGTACCAAAGATAACCATTAAGTCAAgaaatattccaatttttttcaaactcTCCTGGGAGGGATATCCTGTTAAGTGGACATCTACAGATGGATGGTGTTTCCCTGTTCCAAGAGAATTAGaggaaaatttcaaagctaAAAATTATGTATTGGCCGATGAAGACGTACAAGATTTCAATTCTGCtactcttcttttcaaaattccTCATCCAGATGGACCCACATTGAATTGTACAACTTTACTAAGTAAACCctatattcattttttcgaaaagggaattttgaaatcagaATCCAAATACGCACATGAAGCATTACAAATCAATTCGTCTGGATCTTATTGGATGTCTGCGAGAGAAAGAATAATGTCACAGTTTCTGGTCTCTAAGAATGAGTTTTCAGATCAgttcaaagaattattcGATAGTCATACCCAGGGATCAAAAGTTGGAGGAGATGTTGGAATAATTTTACCTAGAATCATCCCAATGGGTACTATTACTAGAAGGGCTGTGGAAAATACATGGTTGACCGCTTCTAATACAAAAACAAACAGAATTGGTTCCGAACTGAAAACACAAATCAAAGCCCCGCCGGGTTATTGTTTTGTAGGTGCCGATGTTGATAGTGAGGAATTATGGATTGCATCTCTTGTTGGTGACTcagttttcaatattcaTGGTGGTACTGCGATTGGATGGATGTGTTTAGAAGGTACGAAGAATGACGGTACTGATTTACATACAAAAACTGCAAAAATACTTGGCTGTACACGTAATGAAgctaaaatttttaattatgGTAGAATTTATGGTGCAGGTGTAAAATTTGCAGGCCAGCTGctgaaaagattcaatcCAACATTAACTGAAGAAGTGGCAAAGAAAACGGCCACTAGATTATATGAAAGCACAAAGGGTAAGACCAGAAGATCAAGAATGTTTGAGAAATTTTGGTATGGTGGTTCTGAATCGATTTTGTTCAATCGACTAGAAAATATTGCTGAACAAGACATTCCAAGAACACCAGTCCTTGGTTGTAGTATTACATCTGCATTGATGAAGCGTAATTTGAAACTGAATTCTTTCTTACCTTCTAGAATTAATTGGGCCATTCAATCATCTGGTGTTGATTATTTACATTTACTTTGTGTCTCTATGAATTATCTTATTGCCAAATACAGCTTGGATGCAAGGTTATGCATTTCAATTCATGATGAAATTCGTTATCTATGTTCCGAAAAAGATCGCTACAGAGTGGCCATGGCTTTACAAATAAGTAATCTATGGACAAGAGCCATCTTCTGTGAGCAAGTCGGCATTGAAGATTTACCTCAGAACTGTGCATTTTTCTCTCAAGTGGACATAGATCATGTAATGAGAAAAGAAGTTAACATGGATTGTATCACGCCATCAAATCCAACTGCCATTCCTCACGGTGAAGCCATGGACATAactgaattattaaatatttcCGGATCTATGTTGGAAAATCCTAACGATTCGATTGATCTTTCCAAATATGAGTATAGATATAGAGAACCCGTTTTTGCTCAATATAACAAGGCCTATACAAAGGAGTTTTCTAAATACTTCCTTAATATGCAGACACAGACGGAtccaaaatcaatttcaaagttaGAAAGGGAATATGTACAAGAGATAACTGAGCAAAAATTTGCTGGTGATGGAATCAACGTGAAGTACGATTACTCGGATTATATTGACGACGTCAAAAGAGGcaaaataagaaagatTAACGTCATGGAAAATTCCTTTGTCGCAAACCGAGATGAATTGATAAATCAACATAAACTAATTGTGGAGCAAGATCTTATCACCGGAAAGTTTAAGCCATTGACGCAAATGAGACAGCTGAATGGGGAAAGTAACTCGACGTCTTCGTCCACAAACTATCTTGAACTTCATAAGCTGTCACTTAAGAATCCTGTCAGGCAAGTGCAATCGCAAAAACCTatgaaaacaaagaaaatgtacTGGAACAGACCCGATTACAGCCAATTTTACGCCTCTATAGACCAACCCGCCGTGCATCAGCAACATTAA
- the VMA4 gene encoding H(+)-transporting V1 sector ATPase subunit E (similar to Saccharomyces cerevisiae VMA4 (YOR332W); ancestral locus Anc_7.63): MSTNIITSLTPNQVNDELNKMQQFIKKEAEEKAREIRLKADQEYEIEKTNIVNNETNNIDVNYEARLKKISLKQQILKSTISNKIRLRILAQREACLEEIFDETKGNLKQLVSDEGKYKTVMSNLILESALKLLEPRIVVKLVQRDRDLVESLLDDVKEEYKKHFTKDLEIVISDDYLSESVFMGGVIVSDSKGKIELNNTLDERLNLLNHAALPAIRLEMFGISKTRKFFD, translated from the coding sequence ATGTCTACTAATATTATCACGTCTCTGACGCCAAACCAGGTGAATGATGAGTTGAACAAGATGCAGCAGtttattaaaaaagagGCGGAGGAGAAAGCCAGGGAAATTAGATTGAAAGCAGACCAGGAgtatgaaattgaaaagacaaatattgttaataatgaaacaaataacATCGATGTCAATTATGAGGCAAGGCTAAAGAAGATTTCTTTGAAGCAGCAGATTCTCAAGTCTACAATTTCTAATAAGATTAGATTAAGAATCTTAGCACAGAGAGAAGCATGCTTGGAAGagatttttgatgaaacaAAGGGCAACTTAAAGCAATTGGTCAGTGACGAGGGCAAATACAAGACCGTGATGTCTAATTTGATCCTTGAGTCTGCGCTAAAGTTACTAGAACCACGCATTGTTGTTAAGTTGGTGCAAAGAGACCGTGATTTGGTCGAATCATTACTTGATGACGTAAAGGAAGAATACAAGAAGCATTTCACGAAGGATCTTGAAATTGTCATATCCGATGACTACCTCAGTGAGAGTGTCTTCATGGGTGGTGTTATCGTCAGCGATTCCAAGGGTAAGATTGAACTAAACAACACTTTGGATGAAAGATTGAACCTATTGAACCATGCAGCTTTACCGGCCATTAGACTCGAAATGTTTGGTATTTCAAAGACGAGGAAGTTCTTCGACTGA